The genomic window CGAGCCGAGTGGACAATTCCATGCCTCAGCGAGAAGTTCATCGTTTGATGCAGAGACGAACACACGAATCCGATTCGGCAGATCTTCGCTCTCATATAGCGAGATGTACGATGACGTAAGTGGTATCTTTGTACAATACATCTGGAACGGCAAAGACGAAGACTTTGATCACTTGGGGCAACTCGACGACAGTCAAAGATTTCGAGGAAGTTTGAGAATCAAGATTCTTGCAAATCCTTGGATTTTATCACTGAATTATTCAAGTCTAAGGATTGTAGGATTCTTCGGGATATTCCAAAGATCGAAAGAAGCTCCATTAAAGTGAAACTGCTGTTAATGTAAAACGAACTGTGAGAACAGTACCTGAGCGTAGGCGAGGTAGAATAATTGGTCGATGCGGAGTTGTATCCATGGTAGTCCCTTCGCATCTGACTTCATAAGAGCCAAAGTATCATAGGCTAGTCTGAGTCCCATAATTTCAGACAACCGCTCGTTCAAGGTTAATCGCggaatctaaaatatttaccatAGCAACATTTTGCGTATGCAAATGATTCAATAAATCAAGCAATACGCAAGAACACTACGTGGTATGTTGaaccttattatttttaattacaattttttttttttaattatttatcgtgttaaaaaaacaataaataaataaaaatatacattatggATCGATTTACCTTATAGAACACGATTTGATTGGTGAAGGGTAACGTCATGTTCATAAATTCTtggtacaaattttttttttgacaattaATGTAATCATCGAAATGAGTGTCTGTGAATTCGTTTTCAAACATCAGAGAATCCCGAGTATTTCTAGTTTGATTCCAATAGTGTATACCTGTTATGAAGAACATAATAATTcataagattttaattcttatgaTTAATATATATCGTATTACCATTTGTATCGAAATGATGAGCGATTTGATGAGCTATTAAATTCCCAAGCGTTGCCAGCAAGAGATAGTCGAAGGATAAAGATTCTTTGTTTAATAAAGACCAATCGATGATACCGTAAGGAATCACGATGAGATTTAGAGGATAGATTACTCGGGCTTTTGACTGGAACGGCATAGCATAATACGTCCAgctataatataattaaaatgttgagtttaaaataatataatacagtATTCATATCCGAGaatcataaaatatcaaatctTGTAAAGTCATTTTTATCTTACACTTGTTTTGGATCTCCAACTTGTCTTTTTAATTCGGTGTACATTAGAGTTCTATATCTTTTCAGTAGAATCATGGAgttgttgaaataattatcgcacaaaattatctgaaattaaaaaaaattgttaatatatagAGTGCAACTAAGAAATGTTTAATAAGATAAATGAAAAACAAGAGGAAGTAATTTGTATACttatttcttgttttatattctagatttttattttctgtattatctgtatttatttaaaaaaaatagtaacgataaagaatattttaccTCTGATATATTATAATCGTTGTATAGCGAGtctcgatttttaaaataagaaactaCTGGTAGTGCGAGCTTCAgaccattaattttttttagcagtTCTTCTCGTCCTTCCTTTATTGCCCATTGCGCGTTTTGCATTTTCATTGATAACGTTTGTTTCAATTTGTTGAATGTCTTTTcaatctattaaataaaataagagttGTCAAAAGTAATAATTTGCGAAgttgaaaaacattttttataataattcgcgcaagtttttttttttttaagtgatgCGCGGGAAATTAAGTTTTGTTTTAGTTGGCGAGAAATCGCAATACGCGATGTCACTGTCGCCGATTGAAATTCGATCTATTATCTATTTATCTACATATTAATTACCATATTATTCATGTACGTTATTTCGTGATCGGAAAAGGATGAGATATATAAACTGGACGCTTCTAACTGTAGAAGATTGGTAGCTACACGCAGGCAATAATCCTTTAGGTTATCGTGCTTCGGCAAGACAAACTGCgaagagaaatttattattggtATGAGTAAAtgcttgataatttttattaatatatatgtgttATACAATCGTTAAAAAAACAAGTCTGTTCTTCGttaagtttttatataaatatattttgtacattctttttatatttttgctaaATTAATCCGtgtgtatttattatattagatttaaaGGTAAAGAACATGTTAATTACCTCGTGATAAAGTTTGTGCGCATACAATCCCATTATTGCGTTGTTAAGACCCATAGGATCCTTTTTAGCATATTGCTCTAATTTGCGTAACCCTTTAGTAAATGCATCGTAAAAGTAAACttgaataaaacttttgtcAGGCATCACGTTCATTTCTGTTaaggaataaattaatgacgcCCATTTTAtctgcaagaaaaaaaattaaaattaaatattcgactttgcaatttttttctttacgaagaatttattgaaatttttacttacaaaGGCACTGTTACTCTGCAACTCCTTTAAACTAACTTTGCTGTAATTGTTCATCAAGTACGCTTCTCGTATTTCACTCGTAGACGGAAAATTCTGCGGAGTTAATGTAATatagcattttattaatatatgaaaataattctaaaattctttatcatttaattaccAACATATACTCTTGcattataatagaattaatcACGTGAACTGTTTTTTCTATGTATTCAGATTGTTTATTGGtttctaaataattgttatttaaattcttaaacaCATCAAGTTCAGTTAGCGCTTTCGTGATGGACCTCATTAATTCGCTCGTATCATTCtgttaaaaacaattatttatttaattattccttatgccttttcatttaaaaatgtgcaataatttaaacaattagtACCTTgcatcttttataattattgtataaatttttgagaTCGACGTATTGTCTTTTTGTCTCATGTTTGTCATTAGAGCATAGATCTTCTTCAAACTCTTCTTTAAAGGGACTTTCGTACGTTGAAGGACCAATCTTTAACGTGAAACTTTTTGGACGATATTCATCCATTTCTGGCACAACGTCAAATAAAAGAGcactataataaaaatacagttatagttagaatttttaattttaataaattttctcaagAGCTTACCTgtgatgtaaaattaattcggcgAATAATTTGGTAAAACCCCCATAATTTTTAGGCCATGTGTTAAGTGTGTAGAACTTTCCTATTTTTCTTAACATATCGTTAACTGCAACAAAATCAATTAACagcttataattttattatctttatatgtgtaaatctttttatttaaacctATTAAATGCTACACAGCTTTCACATTACCCATTCTTACTCTTTTACTCAAattcacatttttttcatattgcATGCAGCTATCATAATACGTCTCAAAAGTTGAATGTATGTTTTCGCGCTTCTCTTTAAACATCTGacctaaaattaattaaaacagttaCAACAATAGAATGAGATATacaaatattcaataattaattaaattttattttattagcaattatattttatcagtaATAAACCTACTGACAATACGTTCGTAATTTTCAGACTTCCGAACCAGATCTTCGTCTACCAATTGTGAATTTACTTCGAAACCACCGCAAGCGTACTCGTAAAAATCATCGCAAGGATCTGCCGAGTGATTCATATAAGACAACATTCTGCTGGCGATTTGTTTGCAGTGTCCTGTTTCGCAGATGTTCGTATTCTCGTCTGATAATATAATGTTTGCTATCGGCATAAAATTCGTTACATTATGAATTATTGGAACAACTGGGCTGGTTTTATTATCGTAGAAAATAGTTGCATTCGTATAATTAGACACGTAGGGAatgctatttttattagttaataTCGTTTTGTATTCCATGGCATCAAATTCTTCATACTTTGAATATTTcgttgtagaattttttatatctttattttcttcaaggTTTAATTGAATCGATGATGTTGAAATAACATTATCACTTGTTTCTTTCAACTGCgaattttcagaattattctTAGCAGAGTAGTCAGGATTtatagtattatttttaagattagGTAAACTTAGCGTTgttaataacgtaatataattatcaacAGTCGTAACGTATTTTAATGTAGTAGTACTGATCGTTCCATTCTGAGATGTTGAAGGtgtatcattattattaggCACACTATCAAGTGATAATGTAGAGAAGctgctgctttttttttttatgtcagtatttttaaaaactttttctgtGTTGTAATCCTTAGTATTTTCTTGAGATATTGAGGTAGACGGTATTTCATCTCCACTCGTGTTTTTGAGGTAACGTTCGAAATGACGAGACcctttaacatttttcttcgAGTAATCTTTAGTAATAACATGAGTATCTTCCGTTGATCCGCTATCTGTAGATGTAATTATTGCTTTTGTGGGTTCCAGAGTTCTTGATAAAATTGTAGTTGGAATCTTTTCAGTTGTTGACAAAACTGTTATTGTTGTCTTGTTTGTGCGTTCTTGATAATGATGCtgattaaaatgtttaattacattatttaaagataaattaacttAATAGCAAtagtaacaaattttattaatatttgtgtaaattaaaaaaaaattttgttagataaattaaacttctatttatatttatctgaaaataGTGTAATACCTGTAGTTCATGTTCAGTATAAtgatttctttctctttcattttgtATCTTCCAGGGCGTACAAGCAAAGATAAGGATGAggcacataaaaaaaaagatgagcAGGGTGATGATACAGCTTCTGTACGATTGATCTCGTTGAGCAGCTTTACCCTCCTCTCGATTGTTAATCTGATAcgttttgcaaaacggcaTGGTTTCTTCAACACAGTTAACTAGTAAATAactatatacatttaattgaaTACAGCCAAGAAAGCCTcgattttacattataaagcGTATGCGACGTAATTTATTCACAATCTTCCAAGACACTGATTGTGGTTTGCACTGACCGCATCCTTTCaaatatctgaaaaattatCATAAGATAAAACTTAAACAACAGAATGTATGAACTGATTCAGAGTTGAACTGataaatgtaactttttttgtacaatttaaaacatattactttgataaaatgcaaatattaatttaaataaataataatttaattttatatttaataaattaaaacattggAATTAAAGGAGCATTGATTAATCAAGATTCAAGCTAAAGGAAAGACTAATTCAAAGATAGTTATTTAAACTTTggttatttcataaaattgatattctttattaaagattACTTTACACCTTGCACATTTGTAGCttctgatttaatttattattttataataaataaattaaaagatgcgCTGTCAAATCTTTCGTTTCAGCTCTGATATCGTGTATACACTttgtaattgttaaaaaatttaacgaaattgtCAAAAAGGTATTTGAAGGCTCAATTATAACTACATCTATGCCTATAcaacgagttttttttttttttttataggtgAATCAAAATCAGTGACACCGAAAATCTTCGATGTGCactcaaatatatatatataagttacTTATGTCGACAGAGCATTTATCATACAATTATCACAGATATTTAAACTACAAAATACCATAcgcgaatataaa from Cardiocondyla obscurior isolate alpha-2009 linkage group LG19, Cobs3.1, whole genome shotgun sequence includes these protein-coding regions:
- the LOC139109971 gene encoding membrane metallo-endopeptidase-like 1 codes for the protein MPFCKTYQINNREEGKAAQRDQSYRSCIITLLIFFFMCLILIFACTPWKIQNERERNHYTEHELQHHYQERTNKTTITVLSTTEKIPTTILSRTLEPTKAIITSTDSGSTEDTHVITKDYSKKNVKGSRHFERYLKNTSGDEIPSTSISQENTKDYNTEKVFKNTDIKKKSSSFSTLSLDSVPNNNDTPSTSQNGTISTTTLKYVTTVDNYITLLTTLSLPNLKNNTINPDYSAKNNSENSQLKETSDNVISTSSIQLNLEENKDIKNSTTKYSKYEEFDAMEYKTILTNKNSIPYVSNYTNATIFYDNKTSPVVPIIHNVTNFMPIANIILSDENTNICETGHCKQIASRMLSYMNHSADPCDDFYEYACGGFEVNSQLVDEDLVRKSENYERIVSQMFKEKRENIHSTFETYYDSCMQYEKNVNLSKRVRMVNDMLRKIGKFYTLNTWPKNYGGFTKLFAELILHHSALLFDVVPEMDEYRPKSFTLKIGPSTYESPFKEEFEEDLCSNDKHETKRQYVDLKNLYNNYKRCKNDTSELMRSITKALTELDVFKNLNNNYLETNKQSEYIEKTVHVINSIIMQEYMLNFPSTSEIREAYLMNNYSKVSLKELQSNSAFIKWASLIYSLTEMNVMPDKSFIQVYFYDAFTKGLRKLEQYAKKDPMGLNNAIMGLYAHKLYHEFVLPKHDNLKDYCLRVATNLLQLEASSLYISSFSDHEITYMNNMIEKTFNKLKQTLSMKMQNAQWAIKEGREELLKKINGLKLALPVVSYFKNRDSLYNDYNISEIILCDNYFNNSMILLKRYRTLMYTELKRQVGDPKQVWTYYAMPFQSKARVIYPLNLIVIPYGIIDWSLLNKESLSFDYLLLATLGNLIAHQIAHHFDTNGIHYWNQTRNTRDSLMFENEFTDTHFDDYINCQKKNLYQEFMNMTLPFTNQIVFYKIPRLTLNERLSEIMGLRLAYDTLALMKSDAKGLPWIQLRIDQLFYLAYAQMYCTKIPLTSSYISLYESEDLPNRIRVFVSASNDELLAEAWNCPLGSQIAPIDICSAFPYIDTKET